Part of the bacterium genome is shown below.
TCCCAGACCGTTAATCTCATGAATTTTCTTAGCTTGTCCTACATGAACTTGCCCCGGACATGTAGCCGGGACGGGTTTGCGAAATTTTTCACCAACTCTGAGGACATCCTGTGAGCCGAAAGGTCCTCGGCCTGCTTTACACCGTTGCTGCACTGGTGTTTGGCTACAACCTGTTCATGTGGTCGTGGAGTAATCAGGGATTTGCGCCGACCCAGCCGATCCCGTTTAGCCATAAGATCCATGCGGGGGATAACCATATACCGTGTATGTATTGTCACAGCTCGGTGGAAAACTCCAAGCATGCCACGGTGCCCGCGCTGAACGTGTGTATGAACTGTCACAGCGTCGTCGCCGTTGACAAGCCAAATATCATCAAGCTTACCGAAGCTTACAACACCGGCAAACCAATCGAGTGGGAGCGCATACACGCCCTGCCCGACCATGCTTTCTTTTCGCACCAGTGGCACATCCGCAAGGGATTTGACTGTGCAGAATGCCACGGGCCGGTGGAAACGATGGACAAAGTCTATCAATACCGTAAATTGAACATGGGCGATTGTCTCCAATGCCACCGCGACAACGGTGGTCCCACTGACT
Proteins encoded:
- a CDS encoding cytochrome c3 family protein yields the protein MWSWSNQGFAPTQPIPFSHKIHAGDNHIPCMYCHSSVENSKHATVPALNVCMNCHSVVAVDKPNIIKLTEAYNTGKPIEWERIHALPDHAFFSHQWHIRKGFDCAECHGPVETMDKVYQYRKLNMGDCLQCHRDNGGPTDCNACHQ